A region of Salvia splendens isolate huo1 chromosome 17, SspV2, whole genome shotgun sequence DNA encodes the following proteins:
- the LOC121775267 gene encoding growth-regulating factor 1-like → MDFGVLSHKQNAGSLPSDENAHGSMNQRPQDCWKSHKLLKPSQPDFSPKMASDAFGRSNLWPPPPDDGQKMLSFSSPAPPPDAGASARSIAFSICQDQANAGNGGSGLRGSFSRLKGPFTPSQWMDLEHQALIYKHIVANVPVPSNLLVPLKRSLYSYGSPASYASNFLGWGGFHLGFSGSNDPEPGRCRRTDGKKWRCSRDAVPDQKYCERHINRGRHRSRKPVEGHTGHAVSGSAASKVASVASSSSASAMSTSNVSNSLSAMHHQLNSLQPNAASADHLVSRAQDARGLSLLPPTIGAKSKDAPYTIQKQHFPFEESPHMEFGSVSSDCLLNPSEKISYMNGSNSDSFNTKEANNSQHPVHHFIDDWPKYHQSDRTSGSWPEELKSDWTQLSMAIPIAPDFSSSTGSPTNEKSTLSTLRLSHEVDPIRMSLGMSHDLGQPVEKESPWSPIVWGNSMGGPLGEVLTSSTSGGAGASFSSVKHSPQLGSSPTGVLKKSTLVSLSNSSSGGSPTNAGNKALCNELPGSALITCATIQSL, encoded by the exons ATGGATTTTGGGGTGCTGAGCCACAAGCAAAATGCAGGCTCTCTGCCTTCAGATGAAAACGCCCATGGATCTATGAACCAAAGACCTCAGGATTGCTGGAAATCGCACAAATTACTCAAGCCTTCTCAACCTGATTTCTCCCCCAAGATGGCCTCTGACGCTTTCGGGAGATCCAATCTCTGGCCTCCGCCGCCCGACGACGGCCAGAAGATGCTCTCCTTCTCGTCTCCGGCGCCGCCACCTGATGCTGGCGCCTCCGCCAGGAGCATCGCCTTCTCGATTTGCCAGGATCAGGCCAATGCTGGGAATGGAG GAAGCGGGTTGCGTGGGAGTTTTTCGAGATTGAAAGGGCCATTTACTCCTTCACAATGGATGGATCTGGAACACCAGGCTTTGATCTACAAACACATTGTTGCTAATGTGCCTGTCCCTTCCAACTTGCTCGTCCCTCTCAAGAGATCCCTCTACTCATATGGATCGCCTGCTTCTTACGCCTCCAATTTTC TAGGGTGGGGTGGATTCCATCTAGGCTTCTCCGGCAGCAATGATCCTGAGCCGGGAAGGTGTAGGAGAACAGATGGGAAGAAATGGCGGTGCTCGAGAGATGCTGTCCCTGATCAGAAATACTGTGAAAGGCACATTAATAGGGGCCGCCACCGTTCAAGAAAGCCTGTGGAAGGCCACACTGGCCACGCTGTCTCTGGATCCGCTGCATCAAAGGTGGCATCGGTTGCTTCTTCCTCATCAGCATCTGCGATGTCCACCAGCAATGTGTCCAACAGCCTCAGTGCGATGCATCATCAACTTAATTCCTTGCAGCCCAATGCTGCTTCGGCCGACCATCTTGTTAGCAG AGCTCAAGATGCCCGGGGCCTCTCCTTGCTCCCTCCAACGATTGGTGCAAAGTCTAAAGATGCCCCTTACACCATTCAAAAGCAGCACTTTCCGTTTGAAGAATCACCTCACATGGAGTTTGGGAGCGTCTCCTCCGATTGCCTTCTCAATCCTTCAGAAAAGATATCCTACATGAATGGGAGTAACTCAGATTCTTTCAACACGAAAGAAGCAAACAACAGCCAACATCCTGTACACCATTTTATCGATGATTGGCCAAAGTATCATCAGTCGGATCGTACCTCTGGCTCATGGCCGGAAGAACTGAAATCCGACTGGACCCAACTGTCAATGGCCATCCCTATTGCTCCTGATTTCTCATCTTCCACTGGCTCACCCACAAACGAGAAGTCCACTCTCTCGACTCTAAGGCTCTCTCACGAGGTTGACCCTATCCGTATGAGCCTGGGAATGAGTCACGATCTTGGCCAGCCAGTTGAAAAGGAATCACCATGGTCTCCTATCGTTTGGGGGAACTCGATGGGAGGACCACTAGGGGAGGTGTTAACAAGCTCAACTAGTGGAGGAGCAGGCGCGAGTTTCTCATCCGTGAAACATAGCCCTCAGCTGGGATCGTCCCCTACCGGTGTTCTGAAGAAATCCACCTTGGTTTCCCTCTCAAACAGTAGCTCCGGGGGAAGTCCGACCAATGCTGGAAACAAGGCTCTTTGCAATGAATTGCCCGGCTCCGCCCTCATCACCTGTGCCACTATTCAGTCTCTGTAG